From the Fibrobacter sp. UWH6 genome, the window CCAAGGAAATGCATCAGAAGAGCCGAACCGCCCAGCAGCTGCAGGACGCGACCACAGTTGATGCCCTTGCCCGAGGCGTATTCCTCTACCTTGGAAATACGATGTACCTCGCCAGGCGTAAACTTGTCCAGGAAGAACAAGCGCTGCCAGGCGGGATTCAAACCGAGGATGAGAATTTCTTGAGCCATACCCAAACCCTTAAAACACCCTTAGAAGTTCACCTTGTAGAACTTACGCTTACCCACCTGGATAACCATCTGGTCACCGCCCTTGATTTCAATCTGGGCCTGGGGGTCAGCAAGTTTTTCACCGCCAATCTTTACGCCACCGTTCTGGACCATGCGGCGGGCTTCACCCTTGGAGGCAAAGGCCTTGACTTCAACGAGGAGGTCGAGAGCGCCGTAGGAACCGGCTGCTACAGAGCATTCTGCTGCGTCGCTAGGAATGGCGTTACCGCTGTGGACTTCCTTTTCCTTGGCGGCGGCAGCGACCGCGGCTTCGGCGCCGTAGTACTGGGTGACGATGTCAATAGCCAGGCGATGCTTAGCTTCGTTGGGGTTCATCTTGCCGGAAGCCACGTCAGCCATCATCTGCTTGATTTCTTCCATGGGGATTTCGGTCAAGAGTTCGAACCAGTTTTCAACGATGCTGTCAGCCAGGCTGTAGATCTTGTGGTACATCACGTCCGGGGCTTCGTTGAGGCCCACGTAGTTACCGATGGACTTGGACATCTTGACCTTGCCGTCGGTACCAAGGAGGATAGGCATGAAGAGACCGATCTGGGGTTCCATGCCTTCAAAAATCTGAAGGTCGCGACCGCGGAGCACGTTGAACTTCTGGTCGGTACCGCCAAGTTCCACGTCGGACTTGATAGCCACGGAATCGTAGCCCTGCATCATGGGGTACATGAATTCGTGAAGGCTAATGGGGGTATTTGCAGTATAGCGGTTGTGGAAGTCTTCGCGTTCCAGCATCTGGGCTACAGTGAACTGGCCCATGAGTTCTGTGACCTTGCTGAAGTCCAGCTTGGAGAACCATTCGCCATTGTAGTGGATTTCCACCTGGTCGCGACGGACAACCTTGAAGAACTGTTCCTGGTATTCCTTGGCGTTTTCCAGAACCTGTTCGTGAGTCAAACGAGGACGGGCCTTGTTACGGCCGCTGGGGTCACCAATCTGTGCGGTGTAGTCACCGACGATAAGAACAACGGTATGACCCAGATCCTGGAACTGACGGAGCTTGCGCATCACAACGGTATGGCCGAAATGAACGTCCGGTGCGGTGGGGTCCACGCCCATCTTAATACGGAGGGGAACGCCAGTCTCGTAAGACTTCTGGAGTTTCTTTTCGAGTTCATCCTGCGGGACGATATCGATAACGCCGCGCATCAAAATATCAAGCTGTTCTTTAACAGGACGGAATTGCATAATTTTCTCAGTGGTTAGTGGTTAGTGATTGGTGGTTAGGAAATGCTAGCCATCAATCAACTAAAGCCCATGGAAAAAGAGTGAATTTTCATTTTCTACGGGGAAAGATAGAAATTAGTAGGAAGTAGGTAGTAGGTAGTAGACAGGAGAAAGGTCCACGGAAGGCGCCTTACCAAAGATTAACAAAAGTTTACAAAAAAACAACAATCTACTATTACTCTTTTTTATCTTTTACGTTGTTCAATTTTAGGAGGATTACCTTGAAAAAGAGTTTGTCTATACTCGCTCTTGCTGCGGCGTCCACTTTTGCGGCTTCTGCACCCCACACCCATGACGGATTTTTTCTGAGTTTTGCAATGGGACTGGGTTTCCAGAGCATTGATTTTGTCCTTGGTGATTATGATGACGAAACAACCAGTCAATCGGGGCTAGCAACAGACATTGATATAAAAATCGGTTTTTCCTTAACAAACAACCTCGCCCTTCACTTGACCCTTGCTGGCAACACCCCCACATCCACGATTTACGATCTTGAAGATTTTAACGAGGATGACGAATTCAAGGATTTTAAGACAAACCTTTCCATCCTCGGCATCGGTGCTACATACTATTTCCCGGGCAACTACTTAGCATCTGCGTCTATCGGCGTCGGACAGTTCCGCGTATGTGATGACATTCCCACATTCCAGGCCAATGTCCAGGGGAATCCAGACGATTACTCCCGCAGTGGCTTCGCTCTCCAGCTGGCCGGCGGCAAGGAATGGTGGATCAGCGAAAACTGGGGTATCGGCGCAACGGCCGCTATTCTGTACGGCAGAGAAACTAATCTTGGCGACGCAACTGAATCTTCCATCGGTATATCCGCAAGGCTTACCGCAACTTGGAACTAAAGTTTCTACGATAAAAAATTACAAGGACCTCCCCAAAGGAGGTCTTTTTATCGGGTAAATGCAGCTAGGTCGATGCCTAGCTGTTTTATTTTGTACGTAAGAATGCGGGGCGTGGTGGAGAGGCTGCGGGCGGCAGCGGCCATCTTGCCCTTGGAACTCTTGAGGGCATCGCAGATGATGTCGCGTTCGTAGGCTTCCACCATCAGCTTCAGGTTGCCGGACACCTGGGTGCCGGAAGTTTCTGCCGTCTGCAGCGTTGTGGGGAAATGGTGCGGGTAGATGACGTCTTCGTCGGTCACGAGGACCGCGCGCTCGATGGCATTTTCCAGCTCGCGGACGTTGCCGGGCCAGGGGTAGCTCATGAGCATGTTGATGGTGGTGCGGGCCAGACGGCGCACATTCTTACCTACAATACGGCAGTAATGTTCCACAAAGTGGTCTGCCAGAAGAACAATATCCGTCTTGCGGTTATGCAGGGCGGGAACGTAAATGGGAGAAATGTGAAGCTGGTAGTAAAGGTCCTCGCGGAAAGTTCCCTCGGCCACCATCTGCTGCAAGTTCTTGGTGGTGGC encodes:
- a CDS encoding outer membrane beta-barrel protein, with amino-acid sequence MKKSLSILALAAASTFAASAPHTHDGFFLSFAMGLGFQSIDFVLGDYDDETTSQSGLATDIDIKIGFSLTNNLALHLTLAGNTPTSTIYDLEDFNEDDEFKDFKTNLSILGIGATYYFPGNYLASASIGVGQFRVCDDIPTFQANVQGNPDDYSRSGFALQLAGGKEWWISENWGIGATAAILYGRETNLGDATESSIGISARLTATWN
- the tyrS gene encoding tyrosine--tRNA ligase, which translates into the protein MQFRPVKEQLDILMRGVIDIVPQDELEKKLQKSYETGVPLRIKMGVDPTAPDVHFGHTVVMRKLRQFQDLGHTVVLIVGDYTAQIGDPSGRNKARPRLTHEQVLENAKEYQEQFFKVVRRDQVEIHYNGEWFSKLDFSKVTELMGQFTVAQMLEREDFHNRYTANTPISLHEFMYPMMQGYDSVAIKSDVELGGTDQKFNVLRGRDLQIFEGMEPQIGLFMPILLGTDGKVKMSKSIGNYVGLNEAPDVMYHKIYSLADSIVENWFELLTEIPMEEIKQMMADVASGKMNPNEAKHRLAIDIVTQYYGAEAAVAAAAKEKEVHSGNAIPSDAAECSVAAGSYGALDLLVEVKAFASKGEARRMVQNGGVKIGGEKLADPQAQIEIKGGDQMVIQVGKRKFYKVNF